The Pyxidicoccus sp. MSG2 DNA segment CAGGGCTTCGTGCGCCGCCTGGAGGGCTACCTCCTTGGCTCCTTGCGCATTCAGCAACAGGCCCAGGTTGCTCAAGCTCCTCGCTAGGTCTGGCTGGAAGGCCTCCGGGGTCCTGCGCGCAAGCTGCCGGTAGATCTCCACGGCCTCACGTATCGCTGCCGAGGACTCCTCTTGCCTCCCCAGCTCGACCAGATGGATTCCCAGATTGTTCAAGCCCATGGCCAAGCTGGGAAGGAACGTCTCCGGGTTCCTTTCCGCCAAGTTCCGGGAGATGGCTACCGCCTCCTGAGCGGCCATCAGCGCTTCTTCTCGGCGCCCCAGTGTCTGCAGGATATTGCCCAAGTTGTTTAGGCCCCCTGCGAGGGAGGGTAGGAAGGCATCCGGAACCTTCGCCGCCAGGTTCCGGGAGATGGCTACCGCCTCCAGAAAGGCCTTCAGCGCTTGCTCTCGCTGCCCCAGCCCCCACTGGACGCCGCCCAGGTTGTTCAGGCTCATGGCCAAGTTCGGGAGCGAGGCGTCCTGCTCCTGGGCAAGCCGGGAGTGAAGCGACACGGCTTCTTGTGTCACCGCCAGCGCCTCGTGCATCCGTCCGAGCTCTCGCAGCATAACACCCAGGTTGTTCAGGCTCAGGGCCAGGTCGGACTGGAAAAGCTCGGGCTGTCTGGCTGCATGTGCCCTGTAGTGCTTCACCGCTTGCTCGATTGTCGCCAGGGCCTCTTCTCTTCTTCCTGATTCGCTCTGGAGGCTTCCCAGGTTGTTGAGCAGCCGGGCGCGCTCGGCGAGGTGCTCCAGGCCCTCTTCCTCCTCCAGGTTCTGGAGGCGTGTGCGTGTCACCCAGCGCATAACGTCGTGCAAGGAGACGGCATCCGCGGGGAACCCCATGGACTCCATCTGCGCCGCAAGCAGGGGTGTTCCTTCTTTCTCCAGTACCTGTGCTAGGTATGCGCCAAGCCGGGTGTGCGCACCGCGTGCAGCCAGAGCCTTCGCGGCATCGAATGCCGCCAGCGCACGGCTGGGGACATCTGACTCCAGCACCCACTGGATCCACGGGCCTGCCTCGTCCGGGTGTTCACGGGAGAGCCGCCCCAGGACCTCGAACCCATTCCGGAGCGCCCGGGCGTCCGCATTGCTGAAGACCTTCTCCAGCAGGCGCCTGCCGCCGTCCACTTCCAGGCGCAAGGTGTGCAGGACCATAGCATCGCCCATCACGTCCGGCTCAAGCCCGCTGATGCTGGCGCGCCATGAATCCCTGGGGTTTCCCGGGTACAGGTCCCTCAGCATCAACATCAACGACTCATCCTGCTCTTCGTTCACCTGCTGGAGCAGTTCCTCGACCTCCTGCTGGCTCGAAGCACCTCCCAGCAGCGTGAATGCAGTCACGGCTCGCCGTGTCTGGGCCAGGAATGAGCGCCGGGCCTGCTCCGTCGTTGCAGTGGCATGCGCACGCGCGAGCCAGAGGCGCTCCTCGTGTGCAAGCAGCCCCTCGATCAACCCCATGGCGCTCGAAGGCCGTCCCTCCACCGCGGCCAGGGCTGCCATGTGGATGTACATCACCCGCTCGAATTGCTCGTCGCTGAGGTCGGGTGGCACGAGCCCGAGCCCCGAGCGCTTGCGGATCGAAGCAAAGCATCGCACCGCTTCCAGGAAGAGCTCTTGACGGGCCGCCAGGGAGCCCTCCATGAGCGGTGGCAGCTCCATGGGTACCTGGGAGTCGAGCAGCGCATTGATCGCCTTGGATCTGGCGATGATGTCCGACCACCAGTCCCCGACGGACCGGGCCAGCAGCACAAGGCGGAAGCGCCCCTGGCGCTTCTCTCGCAGTTTCTGAGCGATGAGCTCAAGATACCCCGGGAGCCCTGGTTCGCTCTCCGCAGAGTCGATGACCACCAGCGTGTCCTGCGCCGAGGCCAGCAGGGCCTCAAGCCGCTCGGGCCTTGGAGAATGGGCCAGGAAGCCAGCCCGCCAGCCCTGCATCCGGAGTTGCTCACACACCTCGACGAGCAGCCGGGTCTTGCCCATGCCCCCACGGGCGTGGATGAGCCACGCGCTCGCGGGTTCCTCGGACTGACACCAAGCCTGGAGCCTCTCCAGCTCTGCCTTGCGCCCCCAGAAGGGGAAGCAGCGATAATGGGCATTCAAGAGGGCCGCCGGGCTTGGCACCCGTGGCCGCTCGGAGATGCCTGTATCGAGAAGGTCCGAGAAGTGTCCTAGCGGTGCCGGCGGAAGGCTGCTCCTCAAGAACTCCAGGAGGCACTCCGCCGCGGCCCGCGCCGCGAAGTCTCGGAACCGGTCGTTCTCTGCACTATCAGCGAAGTCCGCAATCCCTTTGAGCACGACCGTGTACTCGGCCTCTCGGATGCGAGCCAGTGCACCGATGGCTGCCGCCTCCATGTCCAGCCCCAGCACCTTGCGGTCGAGGTGCGCCAGTCTGTCGAAGACCTCGGGGGTCCTGACGAATGTGTCGACGGTGACGAGCGCGCCCACGTGCACCCTGAAGGGCCGTGGCTCCGGCAGGCCATCGGGATACAGGAGCCGCTTGCGCTCGATGTACCTCCGGCCTTCGGGCGTGAGGGACAGCTCGCCATTCGAAACCAGCTTCTGCTCCCAGAGCAGCGGTAACACCTGGCTGTAGTCGGCGCACCGCTCCTTGCGTTGAGGGTGCAGGGCTGGGCTCTCACCCCGCCACAGGCAGTCGAGAATCCAGTCCATCTGGGCCTCGTACGTCCGGGGACGTTCTCGCCGCCAGGGACTCTCCGGGGAAGGTTGGAAGTGCTCGGCCTTGTGCCGCAGCTTGGCATCCAGCAGGTAGCGCAGGCTCCGGCTCTGGAACAGGCTGCTCTCTTCCCCGGCGGAACTCCCCGAAGCGTTCTGGCCAAGGGCATAGGCCCAGAGCACGTCCGCGATGATGACATCGCCCAGCTCCACCTCCGCTTGAAGCCCCGCACCGATGCCGCACATAGCTAGGCACCGAGGTGCGTAGGTGTCCACGAGCATCGACAGGGCGCCCGTCATCGCCACGACGCCGATTCCTAGGGAGCGAGCCACCACTACGCGGAGCGGCGCTCCTTCGGCACCCTGGAATACGCGGGAGGCGACATCCAGGTCCCCGGGCCACGCAGCCTGGACCCAGGTGCGTCCAGGCACTGCCCCGGTCTCGACTCGTAAGACGGCCTCGTACTCCCGCTTCAATGCCGTGACGATGAGGACGTCGACGGGCTCAGGGGCGGCGGCTGCCGCAGGCTCCGTCATGGCCTTCGTCGGTC contains these protein-coding regions:
- a CDS encoding tetratricopeptide repeat protein; the protein is MSGPTKAMTEPAAAAAPEPVDVLIVTALKREYEAVLRVETGAVPGRTWVQAAWPGDLDVASRVFQGAEGAPLRVVVARSLGIGVVAMTGALSMLVDTYAPRCLAMCGIGAGLQAEVELGDVIIADVLWAYALGQNASGSSAGEESSLFQSRSLRYLLDAKLRHKAEHFQPSPESPWRRERPRTYEAQMDWILDCLWRGESPALHPQRKERCADYSQVLPLLWEQKLVSNGELSLTPEGRRYIERKRLLYPDGLPEPRPFRVHVGALVTVDTFVRTPEVFDRLAHLDRKVLGLDMEAAAIGALARIREAEYTVVLKGIADFADSAENDRFRDFAARAAAECLLEFLRSSLPPAPLGHFSDLLDTGISERPRVPSPAALLNAHYRCFPFWGRKAELERLQAWCQSEEPASAWLIHARGGMGKTRLLVEVCEQLRMQGWRAGFLAHSPRPERLEALLASAQDTLVVIDSAESEPGLPGYLELIAQKLREKRQGRFRLVLLARSVGDWWSDIIARSKAINALLDSQVPMELPPLMEGSLAARQELFLEAVRCFASIRKRSGLGLVPPDLSDEQFERVMYIHMAALAAVEGRPSSAMGLIEGLLAHEERLWLARAHATATTEQARRSFLAQTRRAVTAFTLLGGASSQQEVEELLQQVNEEQDESLMLMLRDLYPGNPRDSWRASISGLEPDVMGDAMVLHTLRLEVDGGRRLLEKVFSNADARALRNGFEVLGRLSREHPDEAGPWIQWVLESDVPSRALAAFDAAKALAARGAHTRLGAYLAQVLEKEGTPLLAAQMESMGFPADAVSLHDVMRWVTRTRLQNLEEEEGLEHLAERARLLNNLGSLQSESGRREEALATIEQAVKHYRAHAARQPELFQSDLALSLNNLGVMLRELGRMHEALAVTQEAVSLHSRLAQEQDASLPNLAMSLNNLGGVQWGLGQREQALKAFLEAVAISRNLAAKVPDAFLPSLAGGLNNLGNILQTLGRREEALMAAQEAVAISRNLAERNPETFLPSLAMGLNNLGIHLVELGRQEESSAAIREAVEIYRQLARRTPEAFQPDLARSLSNLGLLLNAQGAKEVALQAAHEALEIIWPYFERFPSAFAMQTNNILQNLLAWQSELKLPTTSRHQAQLDAVQKALSQ